A region of Deltaproteobacteria bacterium DNA encodes the following proteins:
- a CDS encoding LLM class flavin-dependent oxidoreductase, which yields MEIGYFTMPLHPAGSNLTETLDHDLEQLVVLDELGYREAWIGEHFTAGWENIPAPDLLIAKAIPLTKNIILGTGVSCLPDHDPFVLAHRIAVLDHLAKGRFYWGVGAGSFIGDFEAFGIDPRAGEHRELTDESLKFILNLWNDPKPGVYRNSRWKFTVPLPQEDVGLGVHTKPYQKPHPPIAVAGITEGSGTLRIAGANGWIPMSINFVTRDILRSHWKSVEEGALASGKTPERSLWRVARDIYVAETTEEARRDVTEGTLSRDFTDYFFKMVPKIRGNLDIFKTDKSMSDAQVTPDYMMDNLWVVGSPDDVAERIRELFEYVGGFGVLLAMGHEWKPRDKWVRSMKLLKEEVMPRLRDLTLSA from the coding sequence ATGGAAATTGGCTATTTTACAATGCCGCTTCATCCTGCGGGTTCGAATCTGACTGAAACCCTCGATCATGATCTGGAGCAGCTTGTTGTTCTCGATGAGCTCGGATACAGGGAAGCCTGGATAGGTGAGCATTTTACTGCGGGCTGGGAGAACATCCCGGCGCCCGACCTCCTCATAGCCAAGGCCATTCCTCTCACGAAAAATATAATCCTCGGCACGGGGGTGTCGTGTCTTCCTGATCATGACCCGTTCGTGCTCGCGCACAGGATTGCCGTTCTGGACCACCTTGCCAAGGGAAGATTTTACTGGGGTGTAGGAGCGGGGAGCTTCATAGGCGACTTCGAGGCGTTCGGCATCGATCCCAGAGCGGGAGAGCACAGAGAGCTGACGGACGAGTCCCTGAAATTTATCCTGAATCTCTGGAACGACCCGAAACCCGGCGTGTACCGGAACAGCAGATGGAAATTCACCGTGCCTCTGCCTCAGGAGGATGTGGGGCTCGGAGTTCACACGAAACCCTACCAAAAACCGCATCCGCCGATAGCGGTTGCGGGTATCACGGAGGGCTCGGGAACCCTCAGAATCGCGGGAGCAAACGGATGGATTCCGATGAGTATAAACTTCGTCACGAGAGATATACTCAGAAGCCATTGGAAGTCGGTAGAAGAGGGCGCTCTCGCCTCGGGAAAGACGCCCGAGAGGTCGCTATGGAGGGTGGCGAGGGACATTTATGTGGCGGAGACCACGGAGGAAGCGCGTAGGGACGTAACGGAGGGGACACTTTCGAGAGACTTCACGGATTATTTTTTCAAAATGGTTCCCAAGATCAGGGGCAATCTTGATATCTTTAAAACGGACAAGTCTATGTCGGATGCTCAGGTCACTCCCGATTACATGATGGACAATCTATGGGTTGTCGGAAGCCCGGATGACGTAGCGGAGAGGATAAGAGAATTATTTGAGTATGTCGGAGGCTTCGGTGTGCTTCTGGCAATGGGTCATGAATGGAAGCCCAGGGACAAATGGGTGAGGTCGATGAAGCTTTTAAAAGAAGAAGTAATGCCCCGTCTTCGAGATTTAACCCTTTCTGCATAG
- a CDS encoding DMT family transporter, translating to MQREYWFLILAGIFYGTITPGGQFLMERGLSMFEVSFYRSLLVFLILLPVVLLRRRYVMERSKVAFYALYGLIGGLLELMMFSGIALGVPVAIVVLLLYTQPIWTVFIGRVMLGEKITFVKIASVILGLFGLVFLLGSWEAGSGGSYAGILCSLASGVLLSFWVILGKRSAMLDQHYITTTFGWSGFAFVWLLILLPVTRIMVTDETLTGFSLDLSAPNFTYLIIFASLGGAIPHLLFYRALEKITASVAGIVLLLEPVSATILAWIFFSQSIGFYILLGGVFILISNYIVIRESRNETPVF from the coding sequence ATGCAAAGAGAATACTGGTTTTTAATTTTAGCGGGGATCTTCTACGGCACAATCACGCCGGGCGGACAGTTTTTAATGGAAAGGGGACTGTCGATGTTCGAGGTTTCCTTTTACAGGTCTCTCCTGGTTTTCCTGATATTGCTACCTGTTGTGCTTCTCCGGCGCCGGTATGTGATGGAACGGAGCAAGGTTGCCTTTTATGCTCTTTACGGGCTCATAGGGGGCTTGCTCGAGCTTATGATGTTCTCAGGGATTGCTTTGGGGGTCCCTGTCGCGATTGTGGTGCTGCTTCTTTATACGCAGCCGATATGGACTGTCTTTATCGGGAGAGTGATGCTCGGAGAGAAGATTACTTTCGTAAAAATAGCCTCTGTAATTCTGGGTCTATTCGGTCTTGTGTTTCTGCTCGGATCCTGGGAGGCCGGGTCCGGAGGGTCTTACGCCGGTATTCTGTGCTCGCTTGCAAGCGGCGTCCTTCTCTCCTTCTGGGTTATTTTAGGCAAAAGAAGCGCTATGCTCGATCAGCATTATATTACAACCACATTCGGCTGGTCCGGATTCGCGTTTGTTTGGCTTCTCATATTGCTTCCCGTTACGAGGATTATGGTAACCGATGAGACGCTTACCGGGTTTTCTCTTGATCTCTCAGCGCCCAACTTTACCTATTTGATTATTTTCGCTTCTTTGGGAGGCGCCATTCCCCATTTGCTATTTTACAGAGCGCTTGAGAAGATTACGGCTTCAGTGGCGGGGATTGTACTTCTTCTCGAGCCCGTTAGCGCGACTATACTGGCATGGATTTTCTTCTCGCAAAGCATCGGATTTTATATACTGCTCGGAGGGGTTTTTATTCTAATTTCGAATTATATCGTAATTCGTGAATCGAGGAATGAAACGCCCGTATTCTGA
- a CDS encoding acyl-CoA thioesterase, giving the protein MPSIKETTHQMVQFVFPEHANILGTLYGGRLMDWIMLAGSVNSSRIARGITVLGATDSIDFVNPVKVGEIVTLESIVEYIGSSSMELGLTVHSENTVTGEKKLATVSHMAFIAVDSDGKPRKIEEKITPADENEMSTFMEAQKRREGRLSRIAKRDDQAKNIIDETEIVRMRLETTKVVLPEDSFYGNFMSVGKLMLELDETAAILAMRFVKGVLVTGSLDDLYFYSPIRVGDIIIFKAGITYVGNSSLEVGIKVISEDIMTGEQKHTCTAFLTFVHLGKDGSPKQVPVFEPETPEERRLWKKAEERKERRTARVKRINERAPDL; this is encoded by the coding sequence ATGCCCTCTATAAAAGAGACAACACACCAGATGGTTCAGTTCGTATTCCCCGAGCATGCGAATATACTCGGAACCCTGTACGGCGGAAGACTGATGGACTGGATAATGCTTGCGGGAAGCGTAAACTCGTCACGCATTGCAAGGGGTATAACCGTTCTCGGAGCGACGGACAGCATAGACTTTGTAAACCCGGTAAAAGTAGGAGAAATAGTGACTTTGGAAAGCATTGTGGAGTATATAGGGTCAAGCTCCATGGAATTAGGTTTGACAGTACACTCGGAGAATACGGTTACGGGGGAGAAAAAGCTTGCGACAGTTTCTCACATGGCTTTTATCGCCGTCGATAGCGACGGAAAGCCAAGGAAGATAGAGGAGAAGATAACACCAGCTGACGAGAACGAAATGTCGACGTTTATGGAAGCGCAGAAGAGGAGAGAGGGCAGGCTTTCCCGGATAGCAAAGAGGGACGATCAGGCAAAGAACATAATAGACGAGACCGAGATAGTCAGGATGCGGCTCGAGACCACAAAGGTCGTGCTTCCGGAAGACAGCTTCTACGGAAATTTCATGTCGGTAGGGAAACTCATGCTGGAACTCGACGAGACGGCGGCCATTCTGGCTATGAGGTTTGTAAAGGGCGTGCTGGTGACAGGCTCGCTTGACGACCTGTATTTCTACTCGCCTATCAGGGTCGGCGATATCATAATCTTCAAGGCAGGTATCACCTACGTAGGGAACTCCTCGCTTGAAGTCGGAATCAAAGTCATTTCGGAAGACATTATGACCGGCGAGCAAAAACATACCTGTACCGCATTTTTGACATTCGTACATCTGGGTAAGGACGGCTCGCCGAAACAGGTCCCGGTGTTCGAGCCCGAGACACCGGAGGAAAGAAGGCTTTGGAAAAAGGCCGAGGAAAGAAAAGAGAGAAGGACGGCCAGGGTAAAAAGAATAAACGAGAGAGCCCCCGACTTATGA
- a CDS encoding mechanosensitive ion channel — MFESMNILESININELITTYLIPWGKNIILAVIIFILGRYIANLLNGLVRKVLTNAKVDTILINFLSSIVAWILLLIVIIMALNQLGINTTSLIALIGAAGLAIGLSLQDSLKNFAAGVMLITFRPFREGDYVDAGGTSGSVENIAIFSTTFKTPDNRQVVVPNGAIYSGVITNYSAMDTRRIDMVFGIGYDDDIKKAKEIIENILKSEGRIHSLPAPVVAVDELADSSVNFVVRPWVNTSDYWAVKWELTEKIKIAFDENGISIPFPQMDVHLDKEEPQQEQPGEIRDTGSGGENS, encoded by the coding sequence ATGTTTGAATCTATGAACATTCTTGAATCTATAAATATTAACGAGCTAATAACAACCTACCTCATACCCTGGGGTAAAAATATAATTCTTGCCGTAATAATATTTATCCTCGGCCGGTACATAGCCAATTTACTGAACGGACTAGTCAGAAAAGTATTAACGAACGCCAAAGTTGACACTATATTGATAAACTTTCTTTCTTCAATAGTCGCATGGATTCTTTTACTAATCGTCATCATTATGGCGCTGAACCAGCTGGGAATCAACACTACGTCGTTAATCGCTCTTATAGGTGCCGCGGGACTCGCTATCGGTTTGTCTCTCCAGGATTCTCTTAAAAACTTTGCAGCAGGCGTGATGCTGATCACGTTCAGGCCCTTCAGAGAAGGGGACTACGTCGACGCGGGCGGCACTTCAGGATCAGTCGAAAATATTGCTATATTCAGCACCACGTTTAAAACGCCCGACAACAGGCAGGTTGTCGTCCCTAACGGAGCAATTTACTCAGGGGTCATAACGAACTATTCGGCTATGGATACGAGGCGTATAGATATGGTCTTCGGAATCGGATACGACGACGACATAAAAAAGGCAAAGGAGATCATAGAGAACATTCTGAAATCGGAGGGGCGTATACACAGCCTGCCCGCGCCCGTAGTCGCGGTCGACGAGCTAGCGGACAGCAGCGTAAATTTCGTGGTCCGTCCCTGGGTCAACACTTCGGATTACTGGGCGGTAAAATGGGAGCTGACTGAAAAAATAAAAATCGCATTCGATGAGAACGGCATCTCGATTCCCTTTCCCCAGATGGACGTACATCTGGATAAAGAAGAGCCGCAACAGGAGCAACCTGGCGAAATTCGCGATACCGGTTCCGGAGGAGAGAATAGTTAA
- a CDS encoding diguanylate cyclase produces the protein MKDNIKILLIEDNLDYAQLIKRILTKKTSSYMHVEHHDTFTKGYERAGKGELDLILLDLNLPDSGNTDTLLAISEVTEVPIIVLTGTDDEAQALKAVQMGAHDYLMKGQVDAGLLVRSITYAIERKKADDALKRTEERFRMMIENALDLITILNIDGTMSYVSPSHKNLIGYDDKELLGKRIFDFIHPEDLPRVMDIFTQGLQSGGTLYSVEFRVRHKEGNWITLDSMGKLFPPESGEIGVIVNSRDVTERKKIEERLRNLSITDDLTGLYNRRGFMTFADHHLKAAERRTEQILLVLIDVDGLKQINDAHGHGAGDQALVDTAGVIKQTFRSSDVTARVSGDEFVVLTTDTDGKGMESIRERLKENFEKSNSAKRRPFRLAASFGVAVYDPHSPTSIDRLMSQADELMYEEKHSKGIGCEGKLISMDKFTK, from the coding sequence ATGAAAGATAATATTAAGATATTGCTGATTGAGGATAACCTGGATTATGCGCAGCTTATAAAAAGGATTCTCACCAAGAAAACGTCTTCCTACATGCACGTGGAACACCACGATACATTTACTAAAGGGTACGAGCGGGCGGGTAAAGGGGAACTTGATTTGATCCTCCTTGATCTCAACCTGCCTGACAGCGGGAATACCGATACCCTCTTAGCCATAAGTGAGGTAACTGAGGTTCCGATAATAGTTCTCACGGGAACCGATGACGAAGCCCAGGCTCTAAAAGCGGTTCAGATGGGTGCTCATGATTATTTGATGAAGGGGCAGGTCGACGCGGGACTTCTCGTTCGTTCGATAACGTACGCAATTGAGCGTAAAAAAGCCGATGATGCTCTTAAGAGAACTGAAGAAAGATTCAGGATGATGATTGAGAACGCGCTTGACTTAATAACGATACTCAATATCGACGGTACGATGAGCTACGTAAGTCCGTCGCACAAAAATTTAATCGGTTACGACGATAAAGAGCTTCTCGGGAAAAGGATTTTTGATTTTATACATCCCGAGGACTTGCCCCGCGTGATGGATATTTTTACGCAGGGGCTTCAAAGCGGCGGAACTCTGTATTCGGTGGAATTCAGAGTGAGACATAAAGAGGGTAATTGGATTACTCTGGATTCTATGGGGAAACTCTTCCCTCCCGAATCAGGAGAAATCGGGGTTATAGTTAACTCCCGCGATGTGACGGAGCGCAAGAAGATAGAGGAACGGTTACGCAATCTTTCAATAACCGACGATCTTACGGGGCTTTATAACAGAAGGGGGTTTATGACATTCGCTGACCATCATCTTAAAGCGGCCGAGAGAAGGACGGAGCAGATATTGCTTGTTTTAATCGATGTCGACGGGTTAAAACAGATTAACGATGCGCACGGACATGGAGCGGGCGACCAGGCTCTGGTTGATACTGCGGGGGTCATAAAACAGACATTCCGCAGCTCGGATGTAACTGCTCGTGTGAGCGGCGACGAGTTTGTCGTGCTCACTACCGATACGGACGGCAAGGGTATGGAGTCGATAAGGGAACGTTTAAAGGAAAATTTTGAAAAATCCAACTCCGCCAAAAGAAGGCCATTTCGTCTTGCCGCCAGTTTCGGGGTAGCTGTTTACGATCCTCATTCTCCGACTTCAATAGACAGGCTGATGAGTCAGGCCGATGAATTAATGTACGAAGAAAAGCATAGCAAGGGCATAGGCTGTGAAGGAAAGCTTATAAGTATGGATAAGTTTACAAAATAG
- a CDS encoding response regulator: MASNNLRILLIEDNESYSKLVQKKLAASNEIKFETKCADTLSGGIEFLEEADTDVVLLDLMLPDSEGLNTFIKIHDHSPHMPVIVLTAVSDEEQAVRALQLGAQDYLIKADLDNNQLARSIRYAFERQRETNERRQAEQALAQEKERLAVTLSSIGDGVIATDTEGRVVLINSVAEQLTGWSRTDAVGKFINDVFFIVNVDTGEPKENPVSKAINADSSVGLESGTVLITRKREGCRYVSASCSPIRDRDGIIIGAVLVFRDITELKKMEEELLKVQKLESIGVLAGGVAHDFNNLLTSIMGNISLSSMPDISAEKIHKRLQDALRACQRARDLSTQLLAFSTTGNALENKIPTSLERVIRDTANFTMSGSSIDFEFIIEDKIWSVEIDEGRISQVISNIIINAAQAMTNQGRITIKMENVDARNEKGVPLEGDKYVKTIIQDEGIGIPKEYLSKIFDPYFSTKQSGSGLGLATSYSIIKNHGGLLTVESELHVGSKFYIYLPAKGDFIGAERKLNNAVKRGRGRVLIMDDKIEVREAAGEMLSHIGYQVEFARDGNEALRMYKNALLEGNPFDSVIMDLTVPGSMGGKEAMEKLLIIDPQVKAIVSSGYSSDPVISQYKQYGFKGALPKPYEMDKLSDVLHGVLLETN; encoded by the coding sequence TTGGCCAGCAATAATTTGAGAATACTATTAATAGAAGATAACGAAAGCTACTCCAAGCTTGTTCAGAAAAAGCTCGCCGCGTCGAATGAGATAAAATTTGAAACTAAATGCGCGGATACTCTTTCCGGGGGAATAGAATTCTTGGAAGAAGCCGATACTGATGTGGTGTTGCTTGATCTCATGCTTCCGGATAGCGAAGGCCTTAATACATTCATAAAAATACACGACCATTCCCCCCATATGCCGGTAATTGTGCTGACTGCGGTAAGCGATGAGGAACAGGCGGTAAGGGCGCTTCAGCTGGGCGCGCAGGATTACCTTATCAAAGCGGATTTGGATAACAATCAGCTTGCGCGCTCTATCAGATACGCGTTTGAACGCCAGCGGGAAACAAACGAGCGAAGGCAAGCGGAGCAGGCCCTGGCTCAGGAAAAAGAGCGACTTGCCGTAACTTTAAGCTCTATAGGGGATGGTGTTATTGCGACGGATACCGAAGGGAGAGTAGTACTGATTAACAGCGTTGCCGAGCAGTTGACCGGGTGGTCTCGTACCGATGCTGTCGGTAAGTTCATTAACGACGTCTTTTTCATCGTCAATGTGGATACCGGAGAGCCTAAAGAGAATCCTGTAAGTAAAGCCATTAACGCGGACAGCTCCGTCGGTCTTGAAAGCGGCACCGTACTTATTACGAGGAAAAGAGAGGGCTGCAGATATGTATCCGCAAGCTGTTCACCCATACGTGACAGAGACGGCATCATTATAGGAGCTGTTCTTGTTTTCAGGGATATTACCGAATTGAAGAAAATGGAAGAAGAGCTTCTGAAGGTCCAGAAACTGGAGTCGATAGGGGTACTTGCGGGAGGCGTGGCTCACGATTTCAACAACCTTCTCACCTCGATAATGGGAAATATTTCTTTGAGCTCCATGCCTGATATATCAGCCGAAAAGATTCACAAGAGACTTCAGGATGCGCTGAGAGCCTGTCAAAGGGCCAGAGACCTGTCGACACAGCTTCTTGCCTTTTCCACAACGGGGAACGCTCTCGAGAATAAAATCCCGACATCTCTGGAGCGAGTGATAAGAGACACGGCAAATTTTACGATGAGCGGTTCCAGTATCGATTTTGAGTTCATTATTGAAGACAAAATATGGTCTGTAGAAATAGATGAGGGGCGAATAAGCCAGGTTATAAGCAACATTATAATCAATGCGGCGCAGGCTATGACGAACCAAGGCAGGATAACCATAAAGATGGAGAATGTTGATGCCCGGAACGAGAAGGGTGTCCCGCTCGAGGGTGACAAATATGTCAAGACTATCATACAGGACGAAGGAATAGGTATCCCGAAAGAATATTTGTCGAAGATATTCGATCCTTATTTTAGCACCAAGCAGAGCGGCAGCGGACTTGGTCTTGCAACGTCGTATTCAATTATCAAAAATCACGGCGGTCTTTTGACTGTTGAATCCGAGCTCCACGTAGGTTCCAAATTTTATATTTACCTGCCTGCGAAGGGAGATTTTATAGGTGCTGAAAGAAAGCTTAATAATGCGGTCAAGCGGGGAAGGGGAAGGGTCCTGATTATGGATGACAAGATTGAGGTAAGGGAAGCCGCGGGAGAAATGCTATCCCACATAGGTTATCAGGTTGAGTTCGCGAGAGACGGAAATGAAGCATTGAGGATGTACAAAAACGCTTTATTGGAAGGAAACCCCTTTGATTCGGTAATTATGGATTTGACGGTGCCGGGGAGCATGGGCGGAAAAGAAGCAATGGAGAAACTCCTTATTATCGATCCGCAAGTAAAAGCAATCGTATCCAGCGGGTATTCGAGCGATCCGGTTATATCGCAATATAAGCAATACGGATTCAAGGGCGCCTTACCCAAGCCTTACGAGATGGATAAGTTAAGCGACGTTCTGCACGGTGTTCTCCTGGAAACAAATTAA